A region from the Saccharomonospora azurea NA-128 genome encodes:
- a CDS encoding acyl-CoA thioesterase, which translates to MAHRSTVRSVPGRKAPADSRVTLAHIMSEHDTNLYGTIHGGVVMKLIDDAAAAAAARHADGPAVTASVDRMTFLAPVRAGDLLSVHAELESAGRTSMATVVRVTSERWNASGPTTDVATARLTFVAIDEHGRPRPVPALITT; encoded by the coding sequence GTGGCACACCGCAGCACCGTCCGTTCCGTACCCGGGCGCAAGGCACCGGCCGACTCCCGGGTGACGCTCGCCCACATCATGAGCGAGCACGACACGAACCTCTACGGCACCATCCACGGCGGGGTGGTGATGAAGCTGATCGACGACGCGGCCGCGGCAGCGGCGGCCCGCCACGCCGACGGACCGGCGGTGACCGCGTCCGTCGACCGCATGACCTTCCTGGCTCCCGTGCGGGCCGGCGACCTGCTCAGCGTCCACGCGGAGCTGGAGAGCGCCGGACGGACCTCGATGGCCACGGTGGTCCGGGTGACCTCCGAACGCTGGAACGCCTCGGGTCCCACCACCGACGTCGCGACGGCCCGGCTGACGTTCGTCGCCATCGACGAACACGGACGTCCCCGGCCCGTGCCCGCCCTGATCACGACGTAG
- a CDS encoding AfsR/SARP family transcriptional regulator, translated as MAEIRFHLLGPLGAEIDGRQVPLGGRKPRLLLAALLLESGTLVSTDSLIDVVWPEDPPRSAAANLRTYVHSLRRVLTEDRIHRGPAGYRIAVARDELDTTVFADHVATARRAMAEDRPADALTQLAAAEPHWRGAPLADMPHHHSWGPVLARLDELRLEADELRVRARLACGEHRDVVPDLRELLVRDPFREELWAHLIVALDRCGRRAEAVEAYDEVERLFREEMGAAPGPRLRDLRARLTAPVPPAPRRPPGSPRRTVCQLPLDVPDLTGREEHVADVIALVRRRQAAGDPTVVVISGPPGVGKSSLAVHIAHRLRRDTDDDHLHVGLAGTTAAPRRASDVLGEVLRSLGASDKTLPSDESERAAALRSALSHRSSCVVLDDAASAAQVRPLLPGTGPSVVLVTSRIRMPELTAARHVELDVLDHDSALRLLSGIVGTARVQAEPEHAARIVDSCGKLPLALWVAGARLAGRRRLSLSYFADRLADERRRLDELRVGDLAVRASLELSYARLPGEAATAFRALGALGPVSFPGWTVGAILAGDNTDTTGADTAEAVLDVLVDAHLVELVGEDATGAPRYRMHDLLRCYAAERADDTDRRRIRRVVEGYYAAASASVERMPVRYFGVAPTPVPPTYWRPHDLDRLVRDPVAWFDAEHPTAAALLEPAAGFAADGAAWRLATVLTPYYDLRNRWEDWWRADEHALTAARRTGDRHGEAIVLRDLGQVRVYQDRYEEALRLFDRSAELFARLGHAQGEAVAVASRGTVHRIRGDRARALECSRRALELFSQVGDLHGEAVARIAIGTVRMDEGAFDNAETWFTDAYALACAIGDRHRAAHAVHRQALLHQRRGQLGLARQRLDEAIAVFDDLDDDHCAGYAQQSLGELCLRSGELAHAQLLLANSLAVHRDTGDRRSEAVVSQRLGELHESLGQEQTSRDYFHRALALWRELSAEPQRSAVERRLRPVDEA; from the coding sequence GTGGCCGAGATCCGCTTTCACCTCCTGGGTCCGCTCGGTGCCGAGATCGACGGCCGGCAGGTGCCGTTGGGCGGTCGCAAGCCCCGACTGCTGCTCGCGGCCCTGCTGCTCGAATCCGGCACCCTGGTCTCCACGGACTCCCTGATCGACGTCGTGTGGCCCGAGGATCCGCCGCGCTCCGCCGCGGCCAACCTCCGGACGTACGTCCATTCACTGCGCCGGGTACTGACCGAGGACCGGATCCATCGTGGACCGGCGGGTTACCGGATCGCGGTGGCCCGGGACGAGCTCGACACCACGGTCTTCGCCGACCACGTGGCAACAGCCCGGCGGGCCATGGCCGAGGACCGGCCCGCCGACGCGTTGACCCAGCTCGCGGCCGCCGAACCCCATTGGCGCGGAGCGCCTCTGGCCGACATGCCGCACCACCACTCCTGGGGGCCGGTGCTCGCTCGCCTCGACGAGCTGCGCCTCGAGGCGGACGAGTTGCGGGTCCGCGCCCGGCTCGCCTGCGGCGAACACCGTGACGTGGTGCCCGACCTCCGTGAACTGTTGGTGCGCGACCCGTTCCGGGAGGAACTGTGGGCGCACCTCATCGTCGCGCTCGACCGCTGCGGCCGCCGCGCCGAGGCCGTGGAGGCCTACGACGAGGTGGAACGGCTGTTCCGTGAGGAGATGGGCGCGGCGCCCGGGCCCCGGTTGCGCGACCTGCGCGCGCGTCTGACGGCGCCGGTGCCCCCAGCGCCACGACGGCCCCCGGGCTCACCCCGGCGCACCGTGTGCCAGCTTCCACTCGACGTCCCCGATCTCACCGGGCGCGAGGAGCACGTCGCCGACGTGATCGCCCTCGTTCGGCGGCGCCAAGCCGCCGGCGACCCGACCGTGGTCGTGATCTCCGGACCGCCCGGAGTCGGGAAGTCCAGCCTGGCCGTGCACATCGCACACCGGCTGCGGCGGGACACCGACGACGACCACCTCCACGTCGGCCTCGCGGGTACGACGGCGGCACCGCGCCGGGCCTCCGACGTGCTCGGAGAGGTACTCCGTTCGCTGGGAGCGTCGGACAAGACACTGCCGTCCGACGAGTCCGAGCGCGCAGCGGCCCTGCGGTCGGCGTTGTCGCACCGGTCCTCGTGCGTAGTCCTCGACGACGCCGCCTCGGCCGCGCAGGTACGGCCGCTGCTACCCGGCACCGGGCCGTCGGTGGTGCTCGTGACCTCCCGCATCCGGATGCCCGAACTGACCGCCGCCCGGCACGTCGAACTGGACGTGCTCGACCACGACTCCGCGCTGCGGCTGCTGTCCGGCATCGTCGGTACGGCGCGGGTCCAGGCCGAGCCCGAGCACGCCGCACGCATCGTCGACTCCTGCGGCAAGCTGCCCCTGGCCCTGTGGGTGGCGGGCGCCCGGTTGGCCGGACGGCGCCGGCTGTCGCTGTCGTACTTCGCCGACCGCCTCGCCGACGAACGCCGCCGGCTCGACGAGCTCCGGGTCGGGGACCTCGCCGTGCGCGCGAGTCTCGAACTCAGCTACGCCCGACTGCCCGGCGAGGCCGCCACCGCGTTCCGCGCGCTGGGCGCGCTGGGCCCCGTCTCGTTCCCGGGGTGGACGGTGGGTGCGATCCTGGCCGGCGACAACACCGACACCACCGGCGCCGACACCGCCGAGGCCGTGCTCGACGTCCTCGTCGACGCCCACCTCGTCGAGCTCGTCGGCGAGGACGCGACCGGCGCTCCCCGCTACCGCATGCACGACCTGCTCCGCTGCTACGCCGCCGAACGCGCCGACGACACGGATCGCCGGCGGATCCGGCGGGTCGTCGAGGGCTACTACGCCGCCGCGAGTGCCTCGGTGGAGCGCATGCCCGTGCGGTACTTCGGGGTCGCGCCGACTCCGGTGCCGCCGACCTACTGGCGACCGCACGACCTCGACCGGCTGGTGCGCGATCCCGTGGCGTGGTTCGACGCCGAACACCCCACCGCGGCCGCCCTCCTCGAACCGGCGGCCGGGTTCGCCGCGGACGGAGCCGCGTGGCGGCTCGCCACCGTGCTCACGCCCTACTACGACCTGCGCAACCGTTGGGAGGACTGGTGGCGCGCCGACGAGCACGCTCTCACGGCGGCGCGCAGGACCGGCGACCGGCACGGCGAGGCGATCGTGCTGCGCGACCTCGGCCAGGTGCGGGTCTACCAGGACCGCTACGAGGAGGCGCTGCGTCTGTTCGACCGCTCGGCCGAGCTCTTCGCGCGCCTCGGACACGCGCAGGGCGAGGCCGTGGCCGTCGCGAGCCGCGGCACGGTGCACCGCATCCGCGGTGACCGGGCCCGCGCGCTGGAGTGCAGCCGCCGCGCACTGGAGCTGTTCTCCCAGGTCGGGGATCTCCACGGGGAGGCGGTGGCCCGCATCGCGATCGGCACGGTGCGCATGGACGAGGGCGCGTTCGACAACGCCGAGACGTGGTTCACCGACGCCTACGCGCTCGCGTGCGCGATCGGCGACCGCCACCGCGCCGCACACGCCGTCCACCGCCAGGCCCTCCTCCACCAGCGGCGCGGGCAGCTCGGGCTCGCGCGGCAACGACTCGACGAGGCCATCGCCGTGTTCGACGACCTCGACGACGACCACTGCGCCGGGTACGCGCAGCAGAGCCTCGGCGAGTTGTGCCTGCGCAGCGGCGAGTTGGCCCACGCCCAACTGCTCCTGGCCAACTCCCTCGCCGTGCACCGCGACACCGGGGATCGCCGCTCCGAGGCGGTCGTCAGCCAACGGCTCGGCGAGCTCCACGAATCCCTCGGCCAGGAGCAGACCTCCCGGGACTACTTCCACCGGGCGTTGGCGCTGTGGCGGGAGTTGTCGGCCGAACCCCAACGCTCCGCCGTCGAACGCAGGCTACGACCGGTCGACGAAGCCTGA
- a CDS encoding peroxiredoxin has translation MKQAERAPDFALPDETGTSRRLIEFLESGPVVLFFYPAAMTAGCTAESCHFRDLASEFAALGAQPVGVSRDSVERQRQFSETNNLGFPLLSDTEGEVAGLFGVRRNLGPLVTKRHTFVIDTDRTVLAVIRSEFRMSVHADKALEVLRAHQQS, from the coding sequence ATGAAGCAGGCAGAGCGCGCGCCGGACTTCGCGTTGCCCGACGAGACGGGCACCTCCCGGCGGCTGATCGAGTTCCTCGAATCGGGCCCGGTGGTGCTGTTCTTCTATCCGGCGGCCATGACGGCGGGGTGCACGGCCGAGAGCTGCCACTTCCGCGACCTCGCCTCCGAGTTCGCCGCGCTCGGAGCCCAGCCGGTCGGCGTGAGCCGCGACTCCGTCGAGCGGCAGCGGCAGTTCTCCGAGACCAACAACCTCGGCTTCCCGTTGCTGTCGGACACCGAGGGCGAGGTCGCCGGTCTGTTCGGCGTGCGCCGCAACCTCGGCCCGCTGGTCACCAAGCGCCACACCTTCGTGATCGACACCGATCGCACGGTGCTCGCCGTGATCCGCAGCGAGTTCCGGATGTCCGTACACGCCGACAAGGCGCTCGAGGTCCTGCGCGCCCACCAGCAGAGCTGA
- a CDS encoding diguanylate cyclase domain-containing protein gives MPEPGDTPGLGDIARRWAARLAEVDGVSVSAETLQPALLSLAREAQAEARTARDAAVRRFADLYAASPIGVVLGDSDNTVRDVNPAFVDLVHLSREELIGLPLTRLAATPHDATVLSAVVDEALLPARRPRQERITLTHGRDGTLRTRVTVATITADGPGFPHPLLLVEDVHELALLSEQLRRQNTQDSLTGLPNSYHFENQLDTALAAAASSGGQLALVYLDIDGFRVVNDGLGPGAGDEVLRQVARRLELLVATQSSSEAVLARLSGDGFAVLLRGDENGTIDTAAVVDLVEEAMRELAEPVYVDGTGVATSVSVGIVVAGGAGQTREELHRAAEITLHRAKENGKAQWMLFEQELHGRDRRRFHIGAAIGGGLENGQFAVDYEPTVTLDDRRRVAVVNAQLRWDHPEHGVLRPEDFFSLADTTGMTPALGELLLAQSMLDAASWQREFDGGAPDLCVRLPTRLALDPNLVRFVRTELARTGLPPQKLRICSDSATLTDPRGEVLENLSILAELNVKITLAVSGVADLELVHRHTLPVGFVIVSGPLVDALADEDEGNAQGAHRHFAMLVKRARELGITRIGVDGVRDAAHAERLAELGVVAGRGAVFGEEIDADGVRTMLAKSTERVQP, from the coding sequence GTGCCGGAACCTGGTGACACACCAGGCCTGGGGGACATCGCGCGCCGGTGGGCGGCGCGGCTCGCCGAGGTCGACGGCGTGTCGGTGTCCGCGGAGACCCTGCAACCCGCCCTGCTCTCCCTCGCCCGGGAAGCGCAGGCGGAGGCGCGGACGGCCCGCGACGCGGCGGTCCGCCGGTTCGCCGACCTCTACGCCGCCTCGCCGATCGGTGTGGTCCTCGGCGATTCCGACAACACCGTCCGCGACGTCAATCCCGCCTTCGTCGATCTCGTCCACCTCTCGCGCGAGGAACTCATCGGCCTCCCGCTCACCCGACTCGCCGCCACTCCCCACGACGCGACGGTGCTGTCCGCTGTGGTCGACGAAGCGCTTTTGCCCGCCCGAAGACCTCGGCAGGAGCGGATCACGCTGACCCACGGCAGGGACGGCACCCTCCGCACCCGCGTCACCGTCGCCACCATCACCGCCGACGGCCCCGGCTTTCCCCACCCGCTTCTGCTCGTCGAGGACGTGCACGAGCTCGCCCTGCTCAGCGAGCAGCTGCGTCGGCAGAACACCCAGGACTCCCTCACCGGTCTGCCCAACTCGTACCACTTCGAGAACCAGCTCGACACCGCCCTCGCGGCGGCCGCGTCCTCGGGTGGCCAGCTCGCCCTCGTCTATCTCGACATCGACGGGTTCCGGGTCGTCAACGACGGCCTCGGCCCGGGCGCGGGCGACGAGGTCCTGCGCCAGGTCGCGCGCCGACTCGAACTCCTCGTCGCCACGCAGTCCTCGTCCGAGGCGGTGCTGGCGAGGTTGTCCGGCGACGGTTTCGCCGTGCTGCTGCGCGGCGACGAGAACGGCACCATCGACACCGCCGCCGTCGTGGACCTGGTCGAGGAGGCGATGCGCGAACTCGCCGAGCCCGTGTACGTGGACGGCACCGGGGTCGCGACCAGCGTGAGCGTCGGCATCGTCGTCGCGGGCGGCGCCGGGCAGACGCGCGAGGAGCTGCACCGGGCCGCCGAGATCACGCTGCACCGCGCCAAGGAGAACGGCAAGGCCCAGTGGATGCTGTTCGAGCAGGAACTCCACGGGCGCGACCGGCGACGGTTCCACATCGGCGCCGCGATCGGCGGTGGTCTGGAGAACGGCCAGTTCGCTGTGGACTACGAGCCCACGGTCACCCTCGACGACCGGCGCCGGGTCGCCGTGGTCAACGCCCAGCTCCGCTGGGACCATCCCGAGCACGGTGTCCTGCGGCCCGAGGACTTCTTCTCACTCGCCGACACCACCGGCATGACTCCCGCGCTGGGCGAGCTGCTGCTGGCCCAGTCCATGCTCGACGCCGCCTCCTGGCAGCGCGAGTTCGACGGCGGCGCGCCGGATCTGTGCGTGCGACTGCCGACCCGGCTCGCCCTCGACCCCAACCTGGTGCGGTTCGTCCGCACCGAGCTCGCGCGCACCGGTCTGCCGCCGCAGAAGCTGCGCATCTGCAGCGACTCCGCGACGCTCACCGACCCTCGGGGCGAGGTACTGGAGAACCTGTCGATCCTCGCCGAGCTCAACGTCAAGATCACTCTGGCGGTGTCCGGGGTCGCGGACCTGGAACTGGTCCACCGGCACACACTCCCCGTCGGCTTCGTCATCGTGTCGGGCCCGCTCGTCGACGCCCTCGCCGACGAGGACGAGGGCAACGCCCAGGGGGCTCACCGCCACTTCGCGATGCTGGTGAAACGAGCCCGCGAACTCGGCATCACGCGCATCGGCGTCGACGGTGTGCGCGACGCCGCCCACGCCGAACGGCTCGCCGAGCTCGGTGTCGTCGCGGGCCGCGGCGCGGTCTTCGGTGAGGAGATCGACGCCGACGGAGTGCGAACGATGCTCGCGAAATCGACGGAGCGCGTGCAACCATAG
- a CDS encoding ribonucleotide-diphosphate reductase subunit beta encodes MSQNLTLDFGAARVNVDDKAMINARADVNQLLPMKYGWAWEKYLAGCDNHWMPTEVAMQADIALWKSKDGLTDDERLMLTRNLGFFATAESLVANNLVLAVYRHLTNPECRQYLLRQAFEEAVHTHTFQYVCESLGLDEGELFNAYREVPSIADKDSWALRYTRSLENPEFRTGTVEADQEFLRDLVAFYVVFEGMWFYTGFAQVLSLGRRNKMVGIAEQYQYILRDESIHLNFGIDCINQIKAENPHLWTPEFQQEVRDMLVEACALEVAYARDTMPRPMLGLSAELCEQYMHFITDRRAAQLGLEPVFGVADNPFPWMSEAMDLRKEKNFFETRVTDYRSGAALEWD; translated from the coding sequence TTGAGCCAGAACCTCACCCTCGACTTCGGGGCCGCACGCGTGAACGTGGACGACAAAGCCATGATCAACGCGCGGGCCGACGTCAACCAGCTGCTTCCGATGAAGTACGGCTGGGCGTGGGAGAAGTATCTCGCGGGCTGTGACAACCACTGGATGCCCACCGAGGTCGCGATGCAGGCCGACATCGCGCTGTGGAAGTCGAAGGACGGCCTGACCGACGACGAGCGGTTGATGCTGACGCGCAACCTCGGGTTCTTCGCGACCGCCGAGTCGCTGGTGGCCAACAACCTGGTGCTCGCCGTCTACCGGCATCTGACCAACCCGGAGTGCCGCCAGTACCTGCTCCGGCAGGCGTTCGAGGAGGCCGTGCACACCCACACGTTCCAGTACGTGTGCGAGAGCCTCGGCCTCGACGAGGGCGAGTTGTTCAACGCCTACCGCGAGGTGCCGTCCATCGCGGACAAGGACTCGTGGGCGTTGCGGTACACGCGGTCGCTGGAGAACCCCGAGTTCCGCACCGGCACCGTCGAGGCCGACCAGGAGTTCCTGCGCGATCTCGTGGCGTTCTACGTCGTGTTCGAGGGCATGTGGTTCTACACCGGGTTCGCGCAGGTCCTGTCGCTGGGTCGGCGCAACAAGATGGTCGGCATCGCCGAGCAGTACCAGTACATCCTGCGCGACGAGTCGATCCACCTGAACTTCGGCATCGACTGCATCAACCAGATCAAGGCGGAGAACCCGCACCTGTGGACGCCGGAATTCCAGCAGGAGGTGCGCGACATGCTCGTGGAGGCGTGCGCGCTGGAGGTCGCCTACGCCCGCGACACGATGCCGAGGCCGATGCTCGGGCTGTCGGCGGAGTTGTGCGAGCAGTACATGCACTTCATCACCGACCGCCGGGCGGCCCAACTGGGCCTGGAGCCCGTGTTCGGGGTGGCGGACAACCCCTTCCCGTGGATGTCGGAGGCCATGGATCTGCGGAAGGAGAAGAACTTCTTCGAAACGCGGGTCACCGACTACCGCAGCGGCGCGGCTCTGGAATGGGACTGA
- a CDS encoding ribonucleoside-diphosphate reductase subunit alpha: MSVEAAPDTVSPRSRGAARVPWERVEKVVREAVAGLPDTSAEAVLAELERNVYDGIGAEELALAQVMAARTLVEREPNYSFVAARLLLDSLRAEAVGYLAGEPRHPDHPELAARYGDYFRDYLRRGVELHLLTEELAEFDLDVITAALRPERDLDLGLLGLQTLYDRYLLRDPHAGIRFELPQAFFMRVAMGLAVAEPDREARAVEFYELLSSLRFMTSTPTLFNAGTRRPQLSSCFLTTVSDDLASIFSGYRNNALLAKYSGGLGNDWTPVRGLGAHIRGTGGKSQGVVPFLKIANDTTVAVNQGGKRKGAACAYLETWHIDIEEFLDLRKNTGDDRRRTHDMNTANWVPDEFLRRVEADEDWTLFSPDEVPDLHDLYGTAFAERYRAYEKAADAGEIRVFRRVSATQLWRRMLTMLFETGHPWITFKDPCNLRSPQQHAGVVHSSNLCTEITLNTSADEVAVCNLGSVNLARHVGANGLDVEALRRTVTTAVRMLDNVIDINFYTVPEAERSNLRHRPVGLGLMGFSDALFELGIPQASDEAVEFADRSMEVLSYHAISASAELAAERGAYSSFAGSLWSRGVLPIDSLRLLAEARGEGELDIDTSTTLDWDSLRERVRTVGMRNSNVLAIAPTATISNICGVGQSIEPLFSNLFVKSNMSGEFTVVNPQLVRDLKRRGLWDDDLVAELKFHDGVLAPIDRVPDDLKALYATAFEIDSRWLVDAAARRQKWIDQAQSLNLYLAEPSGRALDALYRHAWRRGLKTTYYLRSRAATQVEKSTLRGTDGRLNAVTPTVPAVAVESVESAACRIDDPECEACQ, translated from the coding sequence ATGTCAGTGGAAGCTGCCCCGGACACCGTTTCGCCCCGCTCTCGCGGGGCTGCCCGGGTGCCGTGGGAGCGGGTCGAGAAGGTCGTGCGGGAGGCCGTCGCCGGACTGCCGGACACCTCCGCCGAGGCGGTTCTCGCGGAGCTGGAGCGCAACGTCTACGACGGGATCGGCGCCGAGGAGCTGGCGCTCGCGCAGGTCATGGCGGCCCGCACCCTCGTGGAGCGCGAGCCGAACTACTCGTTCGTCGCCGCCCGCCTGCTGTTGGACTCGCTCCGAGCCGAGGCCGTCGGCTACCTCGCCGGGGAGCCCCGGCACCCGGACCATCCGGAGCTGGCCGCCCGGTACGGCGACTACTTCCGGGACTACCTGCGTCGCGGCGTCGAACTGCACCTGCTCACCGAGGAGCTCGCGGAGTTCGACCTGGACGTCATCACCGCGGCCCTGCGCCCGGAACGCGATCTCGACCTCGGACTGCTCGGGCTGCAGACGCTGTACGACCGCTACCTGCTGCGCGATCCCCACGCGGGCATCCGGTTCGAGCTGCCGCAGGCGTTCTTCATGCGCGTGGCGATGGGCCTCGCGGTCGCCGAACCCGACCGCGAGGCCAGGGCCGTCGAGTTCTACGAACTGCTGTCGTCGCTGCGCTTCATGACCTCCACGCCGACGCTGTTCAACGCCGGCACACGCAGGCCCCAGCTGTCCTCGTGCTTCCTCACCACCGTGTCCGACGACCTGGCGTCGATCTTCAGCGGCTACCGCAACAACGCGTTGCTCGCGAAGTACTCCGGTGGTCTGGGCAACGACTGGACCCCCGTGCGCGGACTCGGCGCCCACATCCGGGGCACCGGCGGGAAGTCGCAGGGTGTCGTGCCCTTCCTCAAGATCGCCAACGACACCACGGTGGCCGTGAACCAGGGCGGCAAGCGCAAGGGCGCCGCGTGCGCCTACCTGGAGACCTGGCACATCGACATCGAGGAGTTCCTCGACCTGCGCAAGAACACCGGCGACGACCGCAGGCGCACCCACGACATGAACACCGCCAACTGGGTGCCCGACGAATTCCTGCGCCGGGTCGAGGCCGACGAGGACTGGACCCTCTTCTCCCCCGACGAGGTTCCCGACCTGCACGATCTCTACGGCACGGCCTTCGCCGAGCGCTACCGCGCCTACGAGAAGGCGGCCGACGCGGGCGAGATCCGCGTGTTCCGCCGCGTCAGCGCCACCCAGCTGTGGCGGCGCATGCTGACGATGCTGTTCGAGACCGGCCACCCGTGGATCACCTTCAAGGACCCGTGCAACCTGCGGTCGCCGCAGCAGCACGCCGGGGTGGTGCACTCCTCCAACCTGTGCACGGAGATCACGCTCAACACCAGCGCCGACGAGGTGGCCGTGTGCAACCTCGGGTCCGTGAACCTCGCCCGCCACGTCGGCGCGAACGGTCTGGACGTCGAGGCTCTGCGCCGGACGGTGACCACGGCCGTGCGCATGCTCGACAACGTGATCGACATCAACTTCTACACCGTGCCGGAGGCGGAGCGGTCGAACCTGCGCCACCGCCCGGTGGGGTTGGGGCTCATGGGCTTCTCCGACGCCCTGTTCGAGCTCGGCATCCCGCAGGCGTCGGACGAGGCCGTCGAGTTCGCCGACCGCAGCATGGAGGTGTTGAGCTACCACGCGATCTCGGCGTCGGCCGAGCTCGCCGCCGAGCGTGGCGCGTACTCGTCGTTCGCCGGATCGCTGTGGAGCCGGGGCGTTCTGCCGATCGACTCGCTGCGGCTGCTGGCCGAGGCCCGAGGGGAGGGCGAGCTCGACATCGACACCAGCACCACGCTCGACTGGGACTCGTTGCGCGAGCGCGTGCGCACGGTCGGCATGCGCAACTCCAACGTGCTCGCCATCGCTCCGACCGCCACCATCTCCAACATCTGCGGGGTCGGGCAGTCCATCGAGCCGCTGTTCTCGAACCTCTTCGTCAAGTCGAACATGTCCGGCGAGTTCACCGTCGTGAACCCGCAGCTCGTGCGCGACCTCAAGCGGCGCGGGCTGTGGGACGACGACCTGGTGGCCGAGCTCAAGTTCCACGACGGGGTGCTGGCCCCCATCGACCGGGTGCCCGACGACCTCAAGGCGCTGTACGCGACGGCGTTCGAGATCGACAGCCGGTGGCTCGTCGACGCGGCGGCGCGGCGGCAGAAGTGGATCGACCAGGCGCAGTCGCTCAACCTCTACCTCGCCGAACCGAGCGGGCGAGCCCTCGACGCGTTGTACCGGCACGCGTGGCGACGCGGTCTCAAGACGACGTACTACCTGCGCTCGCGCGCCGCGACCCAGGTGGAGAAGAGCACCCTGCGTGGGACGGACGGGCGGCTCAACGCCGTCACTCCCACGGTGCCCGCCGTGGCCGTCGAGTCAGTCGAATCCGCCGCCTGCCGAATCGACGACCCCGAGTGCGAGGCCTGCCAGTGA
- a CDS encoding flavin-containing monooxygenase — translation MEIIDTGVLVVGAGFGGIAVAVELRRAGIHDVVVLEASDDVGGVWRDNTYPGAGCDVPSPLYSFSFAPNPDWPRRYALQPDILEYLRRVARRCGLSTVVRFRSEVTSAEFDEGTGRWLVHTADGTRYRARVLVPATGQLSRPVYPAVPGVETFTGPSFHSARWDHGCDLTGKRVAVIGTGASAVQFIPFLQRQAAAVTVFQRTAPYVLPKADRVYTGRVAALLRAVPLLQKLDRLGFWLYTEFAQQCLTKWSLFAPLFTVQARRNLARSVQDERLRATLSPDHRLGCKRVLFSNDYYPALASPTVDVVAGDVVEVTPTGVRTADGTEYEVDVIVHGTGFAATEFLGSMSVRGVGGRTLSEAWRDGARAHLGITVPGFPNLFLVYGPNTNLGGGSIVHMLESQARYIREAVRWLRRHPDAALDVHPEAEQRWDDEVQARLTRSAWTRCRSWYRDARGRVVSIWPGRTFEYRRRTRTLRLADFQIRRSGEAANPPDTAVAS, via the coding sequence ATGGAGATCATCGACACCGGTGTGCTCGTGGTGGGCGCGGGTTTCGGAGGCATCGCCGTGGCCGTGGAATTGCGGCGGGCGGGGATCCACGACGTGGTGGTGCTGGAAGCGTCCGACGACGTGGGCGGCGTCTGGCGGGACAACACCTATCCCGGCGCGGGGTGCGACGTCCCGTCACCGCTGTACTCGTTCTCGTTCGCACCGAACCCCGACTGGCCGCGCCGGTACGCGCTCCAGCCCGACATTCTGGAGTACCTGCGCCGGGTGGCTCGCCGCTGCGGGCTGTCCACCGTCGTCCGGTTCCGCAGCGAGGTCACCTCAGCCGAGTTCGACGAGGGCACGGGACGCTGGCTCGTGCACACGGCGGACGGCACGCGCTACCGCGCGCGGGTGCTGGTTCCCGCCACGGGGCAGCTGTCCCGACCGGTGTATCCGGCGGTGCCGGGCGTCGAGACGTTCACCGGCCCGTCCTTCCACTCGGCGCGGTGGGACCACGGCTGCGACCTCACGGGCAAGCGGGTCGCGGTGATCGGCACCGGGGCGAGTGCCGTGCAGTTCATCCCGTTCCTCCAGCGGCAGGCGGCGGCGGTGACCGTGTTCCAGCGCACCGCACCGTACGTGCTGCCCAAGGCCGACCGAGTCTACACCGGACGCGTCGCGGCGCTGTTGCGGGCCGTTCCTCTTCTGCAGAAGCTCGATCGGCTGGGGTTCTGGCTCTACACCGAGTTCGCGCAGCAGTGCCTCACGAAGTGGTCGCTGTTCGCTCCACTGTTCACCGTCCAAGCCCGACGGAACCTCGCGCGGTCCGTCCAGGACGAACGGCTGCGTGCCACGCTGAGCCCGGATCACCGGCTCGGTTGCAAGCGCGTCCTGTTCAGCAACGACTACTATCCCGCGCTCGCTTCGCCCACTGTGGACGTCGTCGCGGGAGACGTCGTGGAGGTGACGCCCACGGGAGTGCGCACGGCCGACGGAACGGAGTACGAGGTGGACGTCATCGTCCACGGGACCGGCTTCGCCGCCACGGAGTTCCTGGGCTCGATGTCCGTCCGCGGCGTGGGCGGACGAACTCTCTCCGAGGCGTGGCGTGACGGTGCCCGCGCGCATCTCGGGATCACGGTCCCCGGTTTTCCGAACCTGTTCCTCGTCTACGGGCCCAACACCAACCTCGGGGGCGGCTCGATCGTGCACATGCTGGAGAGCCAGGCACGCTACATCCGCGAGGCGGTGCGCTGGCTGCGTCGCCACCCCGACGCGGCCCTCGACGTCCACCCCGAGGCGGAACAGCGCTGGGACGACGAGGTCCAGGCCAGACTCACGCGCTCGGCATGGACCCGGTGCCGGAGCTGGTACCGCGACGCGCGGGGACGTGTGGTGTCGATCTGGCCGGGGCGCACGTTCGAATACCGCCGTAGGACGCGGACGCTGAGGCTCGCCGACTTCCAAATCCGGCGCAGTGGCGAGGCCGCGAACCCGCCGGACACTGCGGTCGCGAGCTGA